A section of the Sphaerobacter thermophilus DSM 20745 genome encodes:
- a CDS encoding diguanylate cyclase domain-containing protein, whose protein sequence is MDQAEGCRVLVVSDRHDLREHLLAILERLGGSATGVATVAEAIAHAAEHPPEVVVLDVTLIPDDDAGWVESLRPRLGDPIVVGALADAETTQTAALMAAGVDAVLGIPLTEADVERLLGLRRALTLESKAEQRRHLRRMNAIRQLALEVLDLTESPEQLGEALEVARRLLDARGLAVWLLAEGENRLAALAVVGVPDAFVRHIEERSVGRGQALVEAVVRNQHEPLRYTGASSDARRLSDPAVAEEAGIGLATIVPVRHGSTIYGLLSVYYGDAADYEPLDRPIGDVLAAALAAALATMRLRRKLAITEQLYRELVEGMPMGVVLCDTEGTIHLVNAAMSDLTGRSAESLVGTPLASLFLNPAAIPWEAWRAVSQTPSDEVVLFFCGPGGRRLTTACRARTLSLPGEAGTAPTTYVQVTVEDITVPHRRLHELELLHDLSQLIARGGDADVAFRLVAERLTGGLGYRRVVLATLTPDGEHLEDRSQMGSIPDLALRWPIDRGITGRALRENRSLLVHDVRSDPDYIEIDPAIRSELVAVIRSAGRPVGVLNIETDISHPLDDQDMALAEGIAVHLGLLLDQMEFTQRLELQARTDPATGIANRRVLLEHLQSLAGNPRVSTAALFLIDMDKFKEVNDQYGHLVGDAVLEQVVRRLAGNLRPDDLLARYAGDELAVVLRNVDLRAALEVADRLRRTVADLPFEHGDALLPLTISVGIAMFPHQGTTPDELLAAADQAMYGAKLRGGNAVHSDLTSI, encoded by the coding sequence ATGGATCAGGCTGAGGGGTGCCGTGTGCTGGTCGTCAGCGACCGCCACGACCTGAGGGAGCACCTCCTGGCCATCCTGGAGCGACTGGGAGGAAGCGCAACCGGTGTGGCGACGGTGGCGGAAGCGATCGCCCACGCCGCCGAACACCCGCCGGAGGTGGTCGTGCTCGATGTGACCCTCATCCCTGACGATGATGCCGGATGGGTGGAATCCCTCCGCCCGCGCCTTGGAGACCCCATCGTAGTCGGCGCACTCGCCGACGCCGAGACCACACAGACTGCAGCCCTGATGGCGGCCGGCGTGGATGCCGTGCTGGGGATACCGCTCACGGAGGCGGACGTGGAGCGGCTCCTCGGCTTGCGGCGTGCGCTCACGCTCGAATCCAAAGCTGAACAGCGCCGGCACCTGCGCCGGATGAACGCGATCCGGCAACTGGCGCTAGAAGTACTCGACCTCACGGAGTCCCCGGAGCAGCTAGGGGAGGCGCTGGAGGTGGCCCGGCGGCTGCTGGATGCCCGTGGCCTCGCGGTGTGGTTGCTTGCCGAGGGGGAGAACCGGCTCGCCGCGCTTGCCGTTGTCGGGGTGCCGGACGCCTTCGTGCGCCACATCGAGGAGCGGTCGGTCGGTCGCGGGCAGGCGCTGGTGGAAGCGGTGGTTCGGAATCAGCATGAGCCGCTCCGCTACACGGGTGCGAGCAGCGATGCCCGCCGTTTGAGCGACCCGGCGGTCGCCGAGGAAGCCGGCATCGGTCTGGCCACCATCGTGCCGGTACGGCATGGATCGACGATCTACGGCCTGCTCTCCGTCTACTATGGCGACGCGGCGGACTACGAGCCGTTGGACCGACCGATCGGCGATGTGCTGGCAGCGGCGCTGGCCGCTGCGCTCGCGACCATGCGGCTGCGCCGCAAGCTGGCGATCACCGAGCAACTCTACCGCGAACTGGTCGAGGGGATGCCGATGGGGGTGGTCCTCTGCGATACGGAGGGGACCATCCACCTGGTCAACGCTGCGATGAGCGATCTGACCGGTCGTTCCGCGGAGTCGCTCGTCGGCACGCCGCTCGCGAGCCTCTTCCTCAACCCCGCGGCGATCCCCTGGGAGGCGTGGCGGGCTGTTTCGCAGACACCCTCCGACGAAGTCGTGCTCTTCTTCTGCGGGCCTGGCGGACGACGCCTGACGACGGCGTGTCGCGCCCGAACACTGTCGCTGCCCGGTGAAGCCGGCACCGCTCCCACCACCTACGTGCAGGTGACGGTCGAGGACATCACCGTTCCCCACCGGCGCCTGCATGAGCTCGAACTGCTCCACGACCTGAGCCAGCTCATCGCCCGCGGCGGGGATGCCGACGTTGCCTTCCGGTTGGTGGCCGAGCGCCTCACCGGCGGCCTCGGCTATCGCCGCGTGGTACTGGCGACGCTGACGCCCGATGGCGAGCACCTGGAGGACCGCTCCCAGATGGGGTCGATACCCGACCTTGCGCTGCGTTGGCCGATCGACCGGGGTATCACCGGTCGTGCCCTGCGTGAGAATCGCTCACTCCTCGTCCACGACGTACGCAGCGACCCGGACTACATTGAGATCGACCCGGCCATCCGCAGCGAGCTGGTGGCCGTGATCCGGTCGGCCGGTCGGCCGGTCGGCGTCTTGAACATCGAGACCGACATCTCCCACCCGCTCGACGACCAGGACATGGCGCTGGCGGAGGGGATCGCCGTGCATCTCGGCCTGCTGTTGGACCAGATGGAGTTCACTCAGCGGCTGGAGTTGCAGGCGCGCACCGACCCGGCGACAGGGATCGCCAACCGCCGTGTGCTCCTCGAGCACCTCCAGAGCCTGGCCGGAAACCCGCGGGTGTCGACCGCGGCCCTCTTCCTGATCGACATGGACAAGTTCAAGGAGGTCAACGACCAGTACGGCCACCTGGTGGGCGATGCCGTGCTGGAGCAGGTCGTCCGGCGGCTGGCTGGGAACCTGCGGCCGGACGACCTGCTGGCCCGCTACGCGGGCGATGAGCTTGCGGTCGTGCTGCGGAACGTCGACCTCCGCGCCGCGCTGGAGGTCGCTGACCGGCTGCGACGCACGGTGGCCGACCTACCCTTCGAGCACGGCGATGCGCTCCTGCCGTTAACCATCTCGGTCGGCATCGCCATGTTCCCGCACCAGGGTACGACCCCGGACGAGTTGCTGGCTGCGGCCGACCAGGCTATGTACGGAGCGAAGCTCCGTGGCGGGAACGCCGTCCACAGCGACCTCACGTCCATATAG
- a CDS encoding MFS transporter has product MRLPTALAALAYRDFRLLWAGQFVDMLGTQVQTVALGWLVYSLTGSTAALGGVGLARAIPTILLSIFGGTLADQVDRRRLLLVSQSFLAGLSALLALIISLGKANVPILYAFAALTAAAAAFDSPTRQALIPSLVPRERLPNALTLNVLAWQTAAVLGPATGGVIIKVFGVSAAYWINAASFLVVLGAIVAMRTRVPVPAGPRRGLSAVVEGLEFVRGRAILWQLMLVDFLAVLFVSSMGLLPVFARDVLAVGSDGLGLLYSAPAAGAVAGSVIFTLLPTPRRPGRVVALAVAAYGISLALFGMARSFPVALGLLALAGGLDAVSMAMRHTVRQLATPDSLRGRVGALASVFSAGGPRLGEFQAGMVASVVGARYAMVLGGGACLLMVVTSRWWARQLWQYRGEELPEESEEPRVEAEVPGAAESSVAGVD; this is encoded by the coding sequence GTGAGGCTTCCCACAGCATTAGCAGCTCTTGCCTACCGGGACTTCCGGCTCCTCTGGGCCGGGCAGTTCGTGGACATGCTCGGCACCCAGGTGCAGACCGTGGCGCTGGGCTGGCTCGTCTATTCCTTGACCGGTTCGACCGCGGCGCTGGGTGGGGTCGGGCTGGCGCGGGCGATCCCGACGATCCTGCTGTCGATCTTCGGAGGGACGCTGGCGGATCAGGTCGACCGCCGCCGGCTCCTGCTCGTGTCGCAGAGCTTCCTCGCCGGGCTCAGCGCGCTCCTTGCCTTGATCATCTCGCTCGGTAAGGCGAACGTGCCGATCCTCTACGCCTTTGCGGCCCTCACTGCGGCGGCCGCGGCGTTTGACTCGCCAACGCGGCAGGCCTTGATCCCCTCCCTTGTGCCGCGCGAGCGGCTGCCGAACGCCTTGACGCTGAACGTGCTCGCCTGGCAGACCGCAGCCGTCCTCGGCCCGGCCACGGGGGGTGTGATCATCAAGGTGTTCGGAGTGAGTGCGGCCTACTGGATCAATGCGGCGTCCTTCCTGGTGGTTCTCGGCGCGATCGTTGCGATGCGCACCCGCGTCCCGGTGCCGGCCGGGCCGCGACGGGGATTGTCCGCGGTGGTCGAGGGCCTGGAGTTCGTGCGAGGTCGTGCCATTTTGTGGCAGTTGATGCTGGTCGACTTCCTGGCCGTGCTCTTCGTCTCGTCGATGGGGCTGCTTCCGGTCTTCGCGCGCGATGTGCTGGCGGTGGGCTCGGACGGGTTGGGCCTGCTCTATTCGGCCCCGGCGGCGGGGGCCGTCGCCGGTTCGGTGATCTTCACGCTGCTGCCGACGCCGCGTCGACCGGGGCGCGTCGTGGCGCTGGCCGTCGCGGCGTACGGGATCTCCCTGGCGCTGTTCGGCATGGCCCGGTCCTTCCCGGTGGCACTCGGACTGCTGGCGCTGGCCGGAGGGCTGGATGCCGTCAGTATGGCGATGCGCCATACCGTGCGGCAGTTGGCGACACCGGACTCGCTCCGGGGCCGGGTCGGTGCCCTGGCCTCGGTTTTTTCCGCCGGCGGGCCGCGGCTGGGCGAGTTCCAGGCCGGGATGGTCGCGAGCGTGGTCGGCGCGCGCTATGCCATGGTCCTCGGCGGGGGCGCCTGCCTGCTGATGGTCGTGACCTCTCGCTGGTGGGCGCGCCAGCTCTGGCAGTACCGGGGTGAGGAACTGCCGGAGGAAAGTGAAGAGCCGCGGGTGGAGGCTGAGGTGCCCGGCGCGGCGGAGTCATCCGTTGCCGGTGTGGACTAG
- a CDS encoding S9 family peptidase: MMEARAVLTADDLLTLKSVNDAQIDPGGRRVAFVVAEASVDYQEPSPRSRIWLVDVAGGEPRQVSQGPGTDDLPRWSPDGETLAFRSDRKKRGTGQLYLLRSWAEPELLREFDAGISAIAWAPDGRTIAVIAPDAVGRNRPEGKDWVLFEEEHAFGRIWLVDVASGEARCLTTGPVHVWELAWSPDGSAIAAIVSDLPYAWSWYRARLVRIDVATGEVTTLYAPERQITGPVWSPDGRAIVLITSTWSDPGMSGGDVLVVPAAGGTAQPLTAGEPRSYLSLHWVADGRLFAAALERNRAAICLLDPTGAGRTQTLWAGERFFNVYGTGVDISADGRWVATGMSAPTEPVELWVGRIADQGPEGVRWARRSAVNADFPADLLSPYETLRWTGPDGMEIEGMLVRPRGAGNPPWPLVTLIHGGPTASWAYGLRPSGPGSWIHLLAARGCAVLLPNPRGSAGYGLAFAEANIGDLGGGDLQDILAGVDACVRDGIADPERLGVGGWSYGGYLTCWAITQTDRFRAAVAGASITNWYSFHGGTNIPGFDEIFLRDNPFTLDGRYAPRSPIFYVDRVRTPTLFLHGEQDPCCPVGQAYEMTRGLRSRGVEAQCVVYPREPHGVREREHQRDVMERAVNWFVERLGVARPS, from the coding sequence ATGATGGAAGCGCGGGCAGTGCTGACCGCGGATGACCTGCTGACCCTCAAGTCGGTGAATGATGCGCAGATCGACCCAGGCGGCCGCCGGGTGGCCTTCGTCGTGGCTGAGGCATCGGTGGACTACCAGGAACCGTCGCCGCGCAGCCGGATCTGGCTGGTGGATGTGGCGGGCGGCGAGCCCCGGCAGGTGTCCCAGGGGCCGGGGACGGACGACCTGCCGCGCTGGTCGCCGGACGGGGAGACGCTGGCGTTCCGGTCCGACCGGAAGAAGCGCGGTACCGGGCAGCTCTACCTGCTGCGGTCCTGGGCGGAACCGGAGTTGCTGCGCGAGTTCGACGCCGGGATCAGCGCAATCGCCTGGGCACCGGACGGGCGCACGATCGCGGTCATCGCTCCCGACGCCGTGGGACGCAACCGGCCCGAGGGGAAGGACTGGGTTCTCTTTGAGGAGGAGCACGCCTTCGGTCGAATCTGGCTGGTGGATGTGGCCAGCGGGGAGGCGCGCTGCCTCACGACCGGACCCGTGCACGTCTGGGAGTTGGCCTGGTCGCCCGATGGGTCGGCGATCGCGGCGATCGTCAGCGATCTGCCCTACGCCTGGTCCTGGTACCGGGCGCGGCTGGTACGCATCGACGTGGCGACGGGCGAGGTGACGACCCTCTACGCGCCCGAGCGGCAGATCACCGGTCCGGTCTGGTCGCCGGATGGGCGCGCAATCGTGCTGATCACCAGCACCTGGAGCGACCCGGGCATGAGCGGGGGCGACGTGCTCGTCGTCCCGGCCGCGGGAGGTACGGCGCAGCCGCTGACCGCGGGGGAGCCGCGGTCGTACCTGTCGCTCCACTGGGTTGCGGATGGGCGGCTCTTCGCCGCGGCGCTCGAGCGCAACCGGGCGGCGATCTGCCTGCTTGATCCGACCGGCGCCGGACGGACGCAGACGCTGTGGGCCGGGGAGCGCTTCTTCAACGTCTACGGCACCGGCGTCGACATCAGTGCCGACGGCCGGTGGGTGGCCACGGGGATGAGTGCCCCGACGGAGCCGGTGGAGCTGTGGGTCGGGCGGATCGCGGATCAGGGACCGGAAGGGGTCCGGTGGGCACGGCGCAGCGCGGTCAACGCCGACTTCCCGGCGGACTTGCTCAGCCCGTACGAGACGCTGCGCTGGACCGGGCCCGACGGCATGGAGATCGAGGGGATGCTGGTTCGCCCGCGGGGTGCGGGCAACCCACCGTGGCCACTGGTGACGCTCATCCACGGCGGCCCGACCGCCTCTTGGGCCTACGGGCTGCGCCCGTCCGGCCCCGGAAGCTGGATCCACCTGCTGGCCGCGCGCGGGTGCGCCGTCCTGCTGCCGAACCCGCGAGGGAGCGCCGGATACGGGCTGGCCTTCGCTGAGGCCAACATCGGCGACCTCGGCGGTGGGGACCTGCAGGATATCCTGGCTGGGGTGGACGCCTGCGTCCGGGACGGCATCGCCGACCCGGAGCGGCTGGGCGTCGGCGGCTGGAGCTACGGCGGCTACCTCACCTGCTGGGCTATCACCCAGACCGACCGCTTCCGGGCAGCGGTGGCCGGGGCCAGCATCACCAACTGGTATTCGTTCCACGGAGGCACGAACATTCCCGGCTTCGACGAGATCTTTCTCCGGGACAACCCCTTCACGCTGGACGGGCGCTACGCGCCCCGCTCGCCGATCTTCTACGTGGATCGGGTTCGGACGCCGACCCTGTTCCTCCACGGGGAGCAGGATCCGTGTTGCCCCGTTGGACAGGCGTACGAGATGACGCGCGGCCTCCGATCCCGCGGGGTCGAGGCCCAGTGCGTCGTCTACCCGCGCGAGCCACACGGCGTCCGCGAGCGTGAGCACCAGCGGGATGTGATGGAACGGGCGGTGAACTGGTTTGTGGAGCGGCTCGGCGTCGCGCGGCCGTCCTAG
- a CDS encoding GntR family transcriptional regulator, whose amino-acid sequence MNSKQELAYQTIRARIIDGAYGPGYRIVIDEVARELGVSPIPVREAVRRLEAEGLITYTRHAGARVVAIDERQYVDTLATLAVLEGYATALAAPRLDESDLAELHRLTGEMRAALDRGDLLRYGTLNRAYHEAIYRRCPNDYLTDQIRAAWARLDSMRHSIFVLLPERARASIVDHERINVLLASGAPAVEIERVVRQHKLATAEAFHDRTVRCRAAASDGAAPGGSGTTGQATEEVTTLGSDRVLPS is encoded by the coding sequence ATGAACAGCAAGCAGGAGCTGGCCTACCAGACGATCCGCGCGCGCATCATCGACGGCGCCTACGGCCCCGGCTACCGCATCGTGATCGACGAAGTGGCGCGTGAGCTCGGGGTCAGTCCAATCCCGGTGCGGGAGGCTGTCCGGCGGTTGGAAGCCGAGGGGCTGATCACTTACACCCGCCATGCCGGCGCCCGCGTCGTCGCCATCGACGAGCGGCAATACGTCGATACTCTAGCGACCCTCGCGGTGCTTGAGGGCTACGCGACGGCACTCGCCGCGCCACGGCTCGATGAGAGCGACCTGGCCGAACTGCACCGCCTGACCGGCGAGATGCGCGCGGCGCTCGACCGGGGCGACCTGCTGCGCTACGGCACGCTCAACCGCGCCTACCACGAGGCAATCTATCGCCGCTGCCCGAACGACTATCTGACCGATCAGATCCGCGCGGCGTGGGCACGGCTCGACTCGATGCGCCACTCGATCTTCGTCCTGCTGCCGGAGCGAGCACGCGCCTCGATCGTCGACCACGAGCGCATCAACGTTCTGCTCGCCTCCGGTGCGCCGGCAGTCGAAATCGAGCGGGTGGTGCGGCAGCACAAGCTCGCCACCGCCGAGGCGTTCCATGACCGAACGGTGCGCTGCCGCGCAGCTGCATCCGATGGTGCCGCACCAGGCGGCAGCGGCACCACCGGTCAGGCAACGGAGGAGGTGACCACCCTGGGCTCAGACCGGGTTCTGCCTTCCTAG
- a CDS encoding glycine cleavage system protein T, which translates to MQNAKPRTLQHLLDETPAIQERLYHNPSGGRFWPNVPPEFTNWRDEQRAWRETVALFNQSYHMTDMFLRGPDAFSLLERLAINSFDGFEPGQAKHLVCVTPDGYYVGDCILFYLEDGTFQLVGVGAIHNWVQYHAETSGADVTWERDESSRVDPNRKRLTYRFQLQGPNATKLLEKLTGGKLPDVPFFHFARINIAGHTVGMLHHGMVGVPGAELFGPYDEGSAVREAIVEAGKEFGLRQVGSRTYATNTLESGWIPNPLPAVYTGQALQGYREWLPATAFEAVSSLGGSFVSQRIEDYYLTPWDLGYGRLLKFDHDFIGRAALERMANDPHRRRVTLVWDGEDTARILGSIAQKPYGEQFKYFELPLAQYATWMYDAVRNDNGDVVGFAMWTGYSINEQAVLSLATVDREYAEPGSRLRLIWGEPNGGSRKPSVEPHVQTEVGVTVGPVPYAEPARQYRKAVVRR; encoded by the coding sequence ATGCAGAACGCGAAACCGCGGACACTACAGCACCTTCTCGACGAGACCCCGGCGATCCAGGAACGCCTGTACCACAACCCCTCCGGTGGACGCTTCTGGCCGAACGTTCCGCCTGAGTTCACGAACTGGCGGGACGAACAGCGGGCCTGGCGGGAGACGGTGGCACTCTTCAATCAGTCCTACCACATGACCGACATGTTCCTGCGCGGCCCGGACGCCTTCTCGCTCCTGGAGCGGCTCGCCATCAACTCATTCGACGGCTTCGAACCGGGACAGGCCAAGCACCTCGTCTGTGTCACACCAGACGGCTACTACGTCGGCGACTGCATCCTGTTCTACCTCGAGGACGGCACGTTCCAACTCGTTGGGGTGGGAGCGATCCACAACTGGGTGCAGTATCACGCTGAAACCAGCGGAGCAGACGTCACCTGGGAGCGGGATGAATCGTCCCGCGTGGATCCGAATCGCAAGCGACTGACGTACCGGTTCCAACTCCAGGGCCCAAACGCAACCAAGCTCTTGGAGAAGCTGACCGGCGGGAAGCTTCCCGATGTCCCCTTCTTCCACTTCGCCCGGATCAACATCGCCGGCCACACCGTCGGCATGCTCCACCACGGCATGGTCGGAGTACCCGGCGCGGAGCTGTTTGGTCCGTACGATGAGGGGTCGGCCGTCAGAGAAGCGATTGTCGAAGCGGGCAAGGAGTTTGGACTCCGCCAAGTCGGCTCGCGCACCTATGCGACGAACACGCTCGAGTCAGGCTGGATCCCGAATCCTCTCCCAGCCGTGTACACCGGCCAGGCGTTGCAAGGCTACCGAGAGTGGCTCCCTGCCACGGCATTCGAGGCGGTCAGCTCCCTGGGGGGAAGCTTTGTGTCCCAGCGCATCGAGGACTACTACCTCACGCCGTGGGACCTCGGCTATGGCCGCTTGCTGAAGTTCGACCACGACTTCATCGGTCGTGCAGCGCTCGAGCGAATGGCGAACGATCCACATCGCCGCAGAGTCACGCTGGTGTGGGACGGCGAGGACACCGCACGGATCCTCGGCAGCATCGCCCAGAAGCCCTATGGCGAGCAGTTCAAGTACTTCGAGCTCCCGCTGGCACAGTACGCGACCTGGATGTACGACGCGGTGCGCAACGACAATGGCGACGTTGTGGGATTCGCCATGTGGACCGGATACAGCATCAACGAGCAAGCGGTCCTCTCCCTGGCAACCGTTGACCGCGAGTACGCCGAGCCGGGTAGCCGCCTCCGCCTCATCTGGGGAGAGCCGAATGGCGGCTCGCGAAAGCCGTCGGTTGAGCCGCATGTCCAGACCGAGGTGGGTGTCACCGTGGGGCCGGTCCCCTATGCGGAACCGGCGCGGCAATACCGGAAGGCCGTGGTCAGGCGATAG
- a CDS encoding ABC transporter substrate-binding protein, with protein MYRNRSRRLMLHLAIVISILLLVACGGEAAEPTSPAQAAAETPTAATTDATPSGQPTGSPAGDETAEEESAEQGEPYRIGAVLSITGGAATLGAPERDALQLLQDQVNEQGGILGPDGLRHPVEVIIYDDQSDESQAVLAVTRLIESDQVPAIICCSQSGTSLAAVDVVTRNEVPMISLASSETITQPVEERYWAFKPAWDNLQVSERLMLYFQREGITRIGLLSVSTEYGDSGRNALHELADDYGVSIVVDERFNPGTTDVTTHLNRVRTSDAEAVVVYALVPESVVAMKNYRDLGMDIPIVFTNSVATPAFIEAAGPLAEGAIVPAGKIIVYDTLPDSDHQKEVLEQFAVEYQERYGEPPNTFAGHAWDAFWLYVRAFEKHGPDPAAIRDEIEQTSDFVGITGVLTFSPERHTGFQTEDMVMVVVQDGRFVALAEE; from the coding sequence ATGTACCGGAACCGATCGCGTCGCTTGATGCTGCATCTTGCAATCGTGATCAGCATATTGCTCCTCGTAGCGTGCGGCGGGGAAGCTGCCGAACCCACCAGCCCTGCTCAGGCGGCCGCAGAAACCCCGACTGCGGCGACGACTGATGCAACGCCGAGCGGGCAGCCGACTGGATCTCCGGCCGGGGACGAGACAGCCGAAGAAGAGTCAGCAGAGCAAGGTGAGCCCTACAGGATCGGAGCGGTCCTCTCGATCACGGGCGGGGCCGCGACCCTCGGCGCTCCGGAACGGGATGCGTTGCAGCTCTTGCAAGATCAGGTCAACGAGCAGGGTGGCATCCTCGGGCCCGACGGGCTCCGTCATCCCGTGGAAGTGATCATCTACGACGATCAGAGCGACGAGTCGCAGGCGGTTCTCGCCGTCACGCGGCTGATCGAATCGGACCAGGTTCCCGCGATCATCTGCTGCAGCCAAAGCGGCACGTCGCTTGCCGCCGTCGATGTGGTGACGCGCAACGAGGTCCCCATGATCTCGCTCGCCTCCAGCGAGACGATTACTCAGCCGGTCGAGGAGCGCTACTGGGCATTCAAGCCGGCATGGGACAATCTCCAGGTCTCCGAGCGTCTCATGCTCTACTTCCAGCGGGAGGGCATCACGCGTATCGGGCTCCTCTCCGTCAGCACGGAGTATGGCGATAGCGGGCGAAATGCACTCCATGAACTGGCTGACGACTACGGAGTCTCCATCGTTGTCGATGAGCGCTTCAACCCGGGGACAACTGACGTCACCACGCACCTGAACCGCGTGCGCACCAGCGACGCTGAAGCGGTTGTCGTCTACGCCCTGGTTCCCGAGAGCGTCGTGGCGATGAAGAACTACCGCGATCTCGGGATGGACATTCCCATCGTCTTCACCAACTCCGTGGCAACACCCGCGTTCATCGAGGCCGCGGGTCCGCTCGCGGAGGGGGCAATCGTGCCGGCTGGAAAGATCATCGTCTACGACACCCTGCCCGACAGCGACCACCAGAAAGAGGTTCTCGAGCAGTTTGCCGTCGAGTATCAGGAACGCTACGGAGAACCACCCAACACCTTCGCCGGTCACGCCTGGGATGCGTTCTGGCTCTACGTCCGGGCCTTTGAGAAGCACGGTCCTGACCCTGCGGCCATTCGCGATGAGATTGAGCAGACGTCCGACTTCGTGGGGATCACGGGGGTGCTGACCTTCTCACCCGAGCGCCACACGGGATTCCAGACCGAGGACATGGTGATGGTGGTGGTCCAAGACGGGAGGTTCGTGGCACTCGCTGAGGAGTAG
- a CDS encoding branched-chain amino acid ABC transporter permease, whose protein sequence is MNLSLELPQWIISGITIGGIYALVALGFVTIYSVTRVINIAQGEFVMLGAMLTATLHNRMPLALAILVAVIAVTAIGAGVQRVALYPARRASMVTLIMITIGVDIVLRGIALIIWGTAPYSVRPFTPGPPIIVGPAVITRQALWVIASVIVIVVVTYLFFQRTMAGRALRASAANPVAARLVGIRPERMALLAWAGSAALAALGGAVVAPITFATYSMGLDLGLKGFVAAVAGGLTNPAAAVIGGLLLGVLESVGAGLHSGLQDVIAFAVLLVVLIVRQVGILGLRGRFGPRPRPA, encoded by the coding sequence ATGAATCTGTCGCTCGAACTACCACAATGGATCATCTCCGGGATCACCATCGGGGGAATCTACGCGCTGGTCGCTCTGGGGTTCGTCACGATCTACAGCGTCACGCGGGTGATCAACATTGCCCAAGGCGAGTTCGTCATGCTCGGGGCGATGCTGACCGCCACGCTTCACAACCGCATGCCGCTGGCACTGGCCATCCTGGTTGCGGTCATCGCCGTGACGGCCATCGGAGCAGGCGTGCAGCGGGTCGCCCTCTACCCGGCTCGCCGGGCTTCCATGGTAACGCTGATCATGATCACCATCGGCGTTGATATCGTCCTCCGCGGGATCGCGCTCATCATCTGGGGCACCGCGCCGTACTCCGTGCGCCCCTTCACGCCAGGACCACCCATCATCGTCGGCCCCGCGGTGATCACCCGACAGGCTCTGTGGGTCATCGCCTCGGTCATCGTGATCGTGGTCGTGACCTACCTCTTCTTCCAGCGCACGATGGCTGGTCGCGCGCTACGCGCCAGCGCCGCCAACCCGGTTGCGGCGCGTCTCGTCGGTATCCGTCCCGAGCGCATGGCACTGCTGGCCTGGGCCGGCAGCGCCGCGCTGGCTGCGCTCGGTGGAGCGGTTGTGGCGCCGATCACCTTCGCGACCTACTCGATGGGGCTTGATCTCGGCCTCAAAGGGTTCGTCGCCGCCGTCGCGGGAGGCCTGACCAACCCGGCGGCCGCCGTCATCGGTGGCCTGCTGCTTGGGGTGTTGGAGTCCGTCGGCGCAGGACTCCATTCCGGTCTACAAGACGTGATCGCCTTCGCCGTGCTGCTCGTGGTGCTCATCGTTCGCCAGGTCGGCATTCTTGGCCTACGTGGGCGGTTCGGCCCGAGGCCCCGCCCCGCATGA